In Pongo abelii isolate AG06213 chromosome X, NHGRI_mPonAbe1-v2.0_pri, whole genome shotgun sequence, one DNA window encodes the following:
- the LOC129047433 gene encoding uncharacterized protein CXorf49-like produces the protein MRSRGTGVKCTRGSHTLSGTSGTSAWGEGSGVPKASLFGSCGLLRQAWLDSALPFCCYQDDRLPTAQAAQTGAMSSPDKVAVCGASFDLEGGKQAGSRMASPGAPRGQGHGLDLGAPGSREGESGFTNPKVFSFESESELIEQGKVVLWGREGRPGTPVDDQGDDVDYSSSPADEPAAIVPPPSVQGHPSPEGATAEGSADNWADLECIRLQREIEDLTQQLAAMQFLNDKFQDL, from the exons ATGAGAAGTCGCGGCACTGGCGTCAAGTGCACGCGCGGAAGCCACACGCTGTCGGGGACATCTGGTACTTCCGCCTGGGGTGAGGGCAGCGGTGTCCCGAAGGCTTCACTGTTCGGGTCGTGTGGCCTGCTCCGCCAGGCTTGGCTGGACTCGGCTCTCCCCTTCTGCTGTTACCAGGACGACCGTCTCCCCACAGCCCAGGCTGCCCAGACTGGCGCCATGAGCTCCCCTGACAAGGTAGCTGTTTGTGGGGCCAGTTTCGACCTGGAGGGTGGCAAGCAGGCTGGCTCCCGCATGGCCAGCCCGGGAGCCCCACGGGGCCAGGGCCACGGCCTCGATTTGGGGGCACCAGGCAGCCGCGAGGGCGAGAGCGGGTTCACAAATCCCAAGGTCTTCAGCTTCGAGTCTGAGAGCGAATTGATAGAGCAGGGAAAGGTGGTGCTCTGGGGCCGGGAAGGCCGGCCTGGCACCCCAGTCGACGACCAAGGGGACGATGTGGACTACTCGTCCTCCCCGGCTGATGAACCAGCTGCCATCGTGCCACCGCCCAGCGTCCAAGGACACCCCTCCCCAGAAGGTGCCACTGCCGAAGGGTCGGCTGACAACTGGGCGGACCTGGAG TGCATCAGGCTGCAGAGGGAAATTGAGGACCTTACACAGCAACTAG CGGCCATGCAGTTCCTCAATGACAAGTTCCAGGACCTTTGA
- the CXHXorf49B gene encoding uncharacterized protein CXorf49 homolog — protein sequence MSSPNKVSVCGAGFDLEGGKQAGSHTASPGAPVAHSHGLDLGVPGSGDGESESGFTDPEGFSFESESELIEQGRVVLWGREGRPGTPVDDQGDVVDYSFYLADEPAAIVPPSSVQGHPFPEDAAAEGSADNWADAEVGPSGRDALGHGPGKWQQASAGRLCLCGPGPVRAWKNPERGSKSRWSLRVDPQQPSAKGPTRLSTHDSDSTDESSDLPLMKVGIRRNEGSQAKPGSPKKRADTSRQASFHCKESYLPVPGRFLTSAPHGLTPVVERPAVGELEDPPQKKMQSRAWGKVEVRPSCSGAAAAGALPQGLSRRKMARGKKSLGGASQLAPGRAFPACGERLSAAPPEPATFPPFSGVRPQGMSKKPQKPKHSSPGKKTAGRKTRESQAAAREDNDPNRDEVPRAQLPTHRPGLPRLSVRRGEFSSSDPNIRAPQLPGASEPSAYSPGGLVPRRHAPSGNQQPPVHPPRPERQQQPPGAQGCPRCIQLQREVDDLTQQLAAMQFLNDKFQDL from the exons ATGAGCTCCCCCAACAAGGTGTCCGTTTGTGGGGCCGGTTTCGACCTGGAGGGTGGCAAACAGGCTGGCTCCCACACGGCCAGCCCCGGAGCCCCAGTGGCCCACAGCCACGGCCTCGATTTGGGGGTGCCAGGCAGTGGCGATGGCGAGAGCGAGAGCGGGTTCACAGATCCCGAGGGCTTCAGCTTCGAGTCTGAGAGCGAATTGATAGAGCAAGGAAGGGTGGTGCTCTGGGGCCGGGAGGGCCGGCCAGGCACCCCGGTCGATGACCAAGGGGACGTTGTGGACTACTCATTCTACCTGGCTGACGAACCAGCCGCCATCGTGCCGCCGTCCAGCGTCCAGGGACACCCGTTCCCAGAAGACGCCGCTGCCGAAGGGTCGGCTGACAATTGGGCGGATGCGGAGGTCGGTCCCAGTGGGAGAGACGCACTGGGCCACGGCCCTGGAAAATGGCAGCAGGCCTCTGCCGGCcgtctctgcctctgtggtccTGGGCCAGTGCGGGCCTGGAAGAACCCGGAAAGGGGCTCAAAGAGCAGATGGAGCCTCCGCGTGGATCCCCAGCAGCCCTCTGCAAAAGGCCCCACCAGGCTGTCTACCCACGACTCTGATTCCACAGATGAGAGCAGCGACTTACCGCTGATGAAGGTAGGCATTCGCCGCAACGAAGGAAGCCAGGCCAAGCCCGGCAGCCCCAAGAAGCGAGCAGACACATCCAGACAGGCAAGCTTCCACTGCAAGGAGAGTTACCTGCCTGTGCCGGGCCGTTTCCTGACCTCTGCTCCCCACGGACTCACTCCAGTCGTAGAGAGGCCAGCTGTGGGAGAGCTGGAGGACCCTCCCCAGAAGAAAATGCAGAGCAGGGCCTGGGGAAAGGTGGAGGTCaggcccagctgctcaggagctgCCGCTGCAGGggccctgccccagggcctttccAGGAGGAAGATGGCCCGCGGGAAGAAGTCCCTAGGGGGTGCCTCTCAACTGGCTCCGGGGAGAGCCTTTCCTGCCTGCGGAGAGAGACTCTCAGCCGCTCCCCCAGAGCCGGCCACCTTCCCGCCATTCTCTGGTGTGCGGCCACAGGGGATGTCCAAGAAACCCCAAAAGCCTAAGCACAGCAGCCCTGGGAAGAAAACAGCAGGGAGGAAGACCAGGGAGTCCCAGGCTGCGGCCAGAGAAGATAATGACCcaaatagagatgaggtcccaAGAGCCCAA CTTCCCACACACAGGCCAGGGCTGCCTCGCCTGTCTGTGCGTCGTGGAGAATTCAGCAGTAGCGACCCCAACATCAGAGCTCCCCAACTTCCGGGAGCTTCAGAGCCCTCGGCCTACAGCCCGGGAGGCCTCGTGCCCAGACGCCATGCACCCTCCG GTAACCAGCAACCGCCTGTCCATCCCCCAAGACCGGAAAGGCAGCAGCAGCCCCCGGGAGCCCAGGGCTGTCCTCGG TGCATCCAGCTGCAGAGGGAAGTTGATGACCTTACACAGCAGCTAG CGGCCATGCAGTTCCTCAATGACAAGTTCCAGGACCTTTGA